The following proteins are co-located in the Hevea brasiliensis isolate MT/VB/25A 57/8 chromosome 11, ASM3005281v1, whole genome shotgun sequence genome:
- the LOC131170459 gene encoding uncharacterized protein LOC131170459, whose product MPSYAKFLKEILSKKRKLEDYGIVALTEECSAILQNKLPPKLKDPGSFSIPCLIGDKKIDKALCDLRASVSLMPLSICKKLEIGELKPTTISLQLADRSVKYPVRILENIPIKVGKFFIPVDFVVLEMEEDVKIPIILGRPFLATAGAIIDVKNGRLSLKVGEEEV is encoded by the coding sequence atgccatcctatgccaaatttcttaaggaaattctatcaaagaaaaggaagctagaagactatggaatagtagctctaacagaggaatgcagtgcaattctgcaaaacaaactacctccaaagttaaaggatccaggaagcttctccataccttgcctcattggtgacaagaaaatagacaaggctctCTGTGATCTTAGGGCAAgcgtcagtttaatgcctctatcaatatgcaaaaagttgGAGATTGGGGAACTGaaacccacaacaatctcattaCAATTGGCTGAtagatctgttaaatatcctgtaAGAATACTggagaacattcctatcaaagtaggcaaattcttcattcccgtggactttgttgtccttgagatggaagaagatgttaaaattcctatcatcttaggaagaccattcttggcaactgccggagctatcatagatgtcaaaaatgggcgactatctctcaaggtaggagaagaagaagtg